One window of the Maridesulfovibrio frigidus DSM 17176 genome contains the following:
- a CDS encoding LysM peptidoglycan-binding domain-containing protein has product MKSLKLFRLVALMAVFILFAGCSQKNTTPENETVSATQISDSTVAESEFSDSDTEVLDPELENTPVEPEKLSPEEQKALLSSGSGIDFGLDVHDTKEVQQYFGYFNHKARKTFTRWLKRAEPFLPYIREVLSKNNMPQDLAMLPFAESGYNSMAYSRAGAAGMWQFMPFTGRKFGLRVDWWVDQRRDPFKATHAAVEYLQILHEMFGDWYLALAAYNAGEGKIGRALKKTGAEDFFDLTKKNYKLSRRYRLRAETKNYVPKFIAISKIFKNLEPLGFEKINWDNGIKVESVEVPGGTDLLALAKACNMKWSDFHTYNPHFRRQVSPPDSAITAYLPLHVMADASSYLASPRSRPFAGYRRYKIKRGDSWHRIANNNRVPVAVLKSVNNRKSNLIKPGQFIMIPGKGSTASLYTRQVTKTRRTAQSRANYRVRKGDTLWDIASRYKVSVNTLKRSNGLRSSRLKIGQKLYIPDNSAKSSKSSKAKAESVNKQLVKYKVRRGDNLSVIARRFGVRVSSLMKWNSLNSRSIIRPGDRIKVYVQ; this is encoded by the coding sequence GTGAAAAGCCTGAAATTATTTCGTTTAGTCGCGTTAATGGCTGTTTTTATTTTATTTGCGGGTTGTTCGCAAAAAAATACTACCCCTGAAAATGAGACTGTTTCCGCAACTCAAATTTCTGATAGTACTGTAGCAGAATCTGAATTTTCAGATTCAGATACAGAAGTGCTTGATCCGGAACTTGAGAATACACCAGTAGAGCCAGAAAAATTATCACCTGAGGAACAGAAAGCACTGCTTTCTAGTGGCTCAGGAATAGATTTTGGCCTTGATGTGCATGATACTAAAGAAGTTCAGCAATATTTTGGTTACTTCAACCACAAAGCACGTAAGACTTTTACTCGCTGGCTTAAACGGGCTGAACCTTTCCTTCCGTACATACGGGAAGTTCTTTCTAAGAATAACATGCCACAGGATCTCGCTATGCTGCCTTTTGCAGAAAGCGGATACAACTCCATGGCTTATTCCAGAGCTGGAGCGGCCGGAATGTGGCAGTTCATGCCTTTTACAGGTCGGAAGTTTGGTTTGCGCGTTGACTGGTGGGTTGATCAACGTAGAGATCCTTTCAAAGCAACACATGCAGCTGTAGAATATCTACAGATTCTCCATGAAATGTTTGGAGATTGGTATCTTGCTCTCGCTGCATACAATGCAGGCGAAGGTAAAATCGGTAGAGCACTCAAAAAGACTGGCGCTGAAGACTTTTTTGATCTCACCAAAAAGAATTATAAGCTCAGTAGAAGATACAGACTCAGAGCTGAAACTAAGAATTACGTTCCAAAATTTATCGCTATTTCCAAAATATTCAAAAATCTTGAGCCATTAGGGTTTGAGAAAATTAATTGGGATAATGGCATTAAAGTAGAATCAGTCGAAGTTCCTGGTGGAACAGATCTACTTGCACTAGCTAAAGCTTGTAATATGAAATGGAGCGATTTTCATACATACAATCCTCATTTCCGCAGACAGGTAAGCCCTCCTGATTCAGCGATAACAGCTTATTTGCCTTTGCATGTTATGGCGGACGCTTCCAGTTATCTGGCTAGCCCGCGCTCCAGGCCTTTCGCTGGTTACAGGCGTTACAAAATTAAAAGAGGCGACTCTTGGCATCGCATTGCTAATAACAACAGAGTGCCAGTCGCGGTTCTGAAAAGTGTTAACAATCGCAAGTCGAACCTGATCAAACCCGGCCAGTTCATTATGATTCCGGGCAAAGGTTCAACTGCTTCTCTCTATACCAGACAAGTTACAAAAACGCGTCGTACGGCGCAGAGCAGAGCAAACTACAGAGTTCGCAAAGGTGATACTCTCTGGGATATTGCAAGCCGTTACAAAGTTAGTGTGAACACACTTAAACGCTCAAACGGACTACGTTCTTCCAGACTAAAAATTGGTCAGAAACTTTACATCCCTGATAATTCAGCGAAAAGTTCAAAGTCTTCCAAGGCTAAAGCGGAATCTGTTAACAAGCAGTTAGTGAAGTACAAAGTGAGACGAGGCGACAATCTGTCCGTTATCGCTCGCAGGTTCGGAGTTAGGGTTTCTTCACTCATGAAGTGGAACAGCCTCAATTCCAGAAGCATCATCAGACCGGGTGACAGAATTAAAGTTTACGTTCAGTAA
- the rlmB gene encoding 23S rRNA (guanosine(2251)-2'-O)-methyltransferase RlmB: MKNRQQEDENTIIAGRKPVQELLLEDPKSIDMLYVQKGRQDKNFERTIERCKKFGIKYKIADKPELSRMFSGNHQGIIAKVAALSFADYDDLLANISEAPLPLLVVFDQVQDPGNVGALARTLYALGGAGIVVARHGGAFLGPGAVKASAGALTKLPVSRVSNISQSLDKALDMGITVYGAGIADDSNPVYEAKLQGPAILVLGNEEKGIRLGVEKRCQELIHIPFKREFDSLNVAQAGAILISEFARTLS, translated from the coding sequence ATGAAAAATAGACAGCAAGAAGATGAGAACACCATCATAGCAGGCCGAAAACCCGTCCAAGAACTGCTTTTGGAAGATCCGAAAAGCATTGACATGCTTTACGTTCAAAAAGGACGTCAGGACAAGAATTTCGAGCGGACAATAGAAAGATGCAAAAAATTCGGGATCAAATATAAAATTGCTGACAAGCCTGAACTGAGCCGTATGTTTTCAGGGAACCATCAAGGAATAATTGCAAAAGTAGCAGCCTTGTCATTCGCAGACTATGACGACCTTCTTGCAAATATATCTGAAGCCCCGCTTCCGCTGCTCGTAGTGTTTGATCAGGTCCAAGACCCCGGCAATGTCGGTGCATTGGCTAGAACTCTATACGCGCTTGGCGGAGCAGGAATAGTTGTTGCCCGTCACGGCGGTGCATTTCTAGGACCAGGCGCTGTAAAAGCAAGTGCGGGCGCCTTAACAAAACTGCCTGTTTCACGTGTATCAAACATATCTCAATCATTAGATAAAGCTTTGGATATGGGTATCACAGTATATGGCGCAGGAATCGCTGATGATTCGAACCCTGTATACGAGGCCAAACTTCAAGGACCAGCAATTTTAGTTCTAGGTAATGAAGAGAAAGGTATTAGACTTGGCGTTGAAAAACGTTGTCAGGAACTTATCCACATCCCCTTCAAGCGTGAATTCGATTCCCTGAATGTTGCTCAGGCTGGCGCAATTCTTATTAGCGAATTTGCCAGAACTTTAAGTTAA
- a CDS encoding flagellar basal body-associated FliL family protein produces the protein MADEAGEGSKKKGGMLKWIILILLLVIIGGGGYFAYDKFFAGAPEDAAETAKVEEAEVDPNAAPLPGDGFTVTLPIFVVNLADPLGRRYLKLGIDVEVTTEEAVAEIAKKEPMIKDTLILLLSSKTFQDLSSMENKILLKKEIVDRLNQIMGGSKVLQVYFTDMVIQ, from the coding sequence ATGGCTGATGAAGCTGGAGAAGGGTCGAAAAAAAAGGGTGGAATGCTGAAGTGGATTATTTTAATCCTGCTTCTTGTTATTATCGGTGGTGGTGGGTATTTCGCCTATGATAAATTTTTTGCTGGTGCGCCGGAAGATGCAGCTGAGACTGCTAAGGTTGAAGAAGCTGAAGTTGATCCCAATGCTGCTCCGCTACCGGGTGACGGGTTTACGGTTACCTTGCCGATCTTTGTGGTTAACCTTGCCGACCCTCTTGGCCGAAGATATTTAAAACTCGGAATTGATGTAGAAGTTACTACTGAAGAAGCCGTGGCTGAAATTGCCAAAAAAGAGCCGATGATTAAAGACACCTTGATTCTTTTGCTTTCCAGTAAGACCTTTCAGGATTTATCCAGTATGGAAAATAAGATCCTGCTTAAGAAAGAAATTGTGGATAGATTGAATCAGATTATGGGTGGTTCTAAGGTCCTACAGGTATATTTTACGGATATGGTTATTCAGTAG
- a CDS encoding thiamine pyrophosphate-dependent enzyme encodes MSEEKLVFDRADALVDVPTHYCPGCQHGVAQRLAGELLTEMGLTENTLLVTSIGCSVFLYNYLNVDSVEAPHGRAPAVATGVKRARADKFVLSYQGDGDLASIGMAEIMHCANRGENVSIIFVNNTVYGMTGGQMAPTTLVGQKTTTSPAGRNASKEGLPIRMSEIIGQLGGTAYSARVAVNNVKNIRKAKKAMKKAFEVQQKELGFGFIEVLATCPTNWRMDALKANERIEEELIPYFPLGVHKDVTAEVED; translated from the coding sequence ATGAGTGAAGAAAAATTAGTATTCGACAGAGCTGATGCTCTTGTTGATGTTCCAACGCATTACTGTCCGGGCTGTCAGCACGGTGTGGCTCAGAGACTTGCAGGTGAATTACTCACTGAAATGGGTCTGACTGAAAATACTTTGCTCGTAACTTCCATCGGGTGTTCAGTGTTCCTCTACAACTACCTTAATGTAGACAGCGTTGAAGCTCCTCACGGACGCGCACCAGCTGTTGCAACAGGTGTTAAAAGAGCACGCGCAGACAAATTCGTCCTATCCTATCAGGGAGACGGCGACCTCGCATCCATCGGTATGGCTGAAATTATGCACTGCGCAAATCGCGGTGAAAACGTTTCAATCATATTCGTAAACAACACAGTTTACGGCATGACCGGCGGACAGATGGCACCAACCACACTCGTTGGACAAAAGACCACAACATCTCCAGCAGGACGTAATGCTTCTAAAGAAGGATTACCAATCCGCATGTCCGAAATTATCGGGCAGCTTGGCGGCACAGCTTACTCAGCTCGCGTTGCAGTCAACAATGTTAAAAATATCCGCAAAGCTAAAAAAGCTATGAAAAAAGCCTTTGAAGTTCAGCAAAAAGAACTAGGTTTCGGATTCATTGAAGTACTTGCGACCTGCCCCACTAACTGGAGAATGGACGCGCTTAAAGCGAATGAAAGGATCGAAGAAGAATTGATCCCTTACTTCCCGCTCGGCGTACATAAAGATGTAACTGCAGAAGTGGAGGACTAG
- a CDS encoding 2-oxoacid:acceptor oxidoreductase family protein, protein MSKYLDSIIAGFGGQGVMLIGNLLAYSGMNADLNVTFIPVYGPEMRGGTANCTVVLSEEEIGSPIIRSPHSLIIMNRPSLDKFQPTLMDGGVQIINSSLIDKDLVETERVKSYFVPANDIADKIGNTRMANMVALGAFIKATGIMDISAVIDSLPNVISAHYSHLIPKNAEALQAGVDAVS, encoded by the coding sequence ATGAGCAAGTATCTCGACAGTATCATAGCCGGATTCGGCGGACAGGGCGTTATGCTCATAGGCAACCTGCTGGCATACTCCGGTATGAATGCAGATCTGAACGTAACATTCATCCCGGTTTACGGACCTGAAATGCGCGGCGGAACAGCTAACTGTACCGTAGTTTTATCAGAAGAAGAAATCGGATCTCCAATCATCCGCAGCCCGCACAGTCTGATTATAATGAACCGTCCTTCATTGGACAAATTCCAGCCTACACTCATGGATGGCGGAGTTCAGATAATCAACTCATCACTTATAGACAAAGATCTGGTTGAAACCGAACGCGTAAAATCCTACTTTGTACCTGCAAACGATATTGCTGACAAAATCGGCAACACACGCATGGCAAACATGGTCGCACTCGGTGCGTTCATCAAAGCAACTGGAATTATGGATATCTCAGCTGTCATCGACAGTCTGCCTAACGTAATTTCCGCGCATTACAGCCACCTTATCCCTAAGAACGCAGAAGCACTACAAGCTGGTGTCGACGCTGTATCCTAA
- a CDS encoding 4Fe-4S binding protein, with the protein MSRVKFLEERCKGCLLCTVACPKEIIKQSDRFNQHGYKVAEVPAEDMDKCTGCTSCALMCPDIAIRVYRTPKSKGAAKND; encoded by the coding sequence ATGTCCCGAGTTAAATTTTTGGAAGAACGGTGCAAGGGTTGCTTACTCTGCACAGTTGCCTGTCCAAAGGAAATCATAAAGCAATCCGACCGTTTCAATCAGCACGGCTATAAAGTGGCTGAAGTTCCGGCTGAGGATATGGATAAATGTACAGGCTGTACGTCCTGTGCACTGATGTGCCCTGATATCGCGATCCGCGTTTACAGGACCCCTAAGTCCAAAGGAGCTGCTAAAAATGACTAA
- the fliQ gene encoding flagellar biosynthesis protein FliQ, with protein sequence MTPEFVIGFARQSIELALTLALPMLGVGLVVGIFVSVIQAATQIQEMTLTFVPKIVSMFIALLIAFPWIMAKMVDFTRNIFLNLPDYIR encoded by the coding sequence ATGACCCCTGAATTCGTTATTGGATTCGCCAGACAATCAATTGAATTGGCTCTTACGCTTGCTTTGCCCATGCTTGGAGTCGGACTGGTAGTGGGTATTTTCGTCAGTGTTATTCAGGCTGCTACTCAGATTCAGGAAATGACTCTGACTTTTGTTCCAAAGATTGTATCCATGTTCATCGCTCTTTTGATTGCGTTCCCTTGGATTATGGCAAAAATGGTCGACTTTACGCGTAACATCTTTTTGAATCTTCCTGATTATATTCGATAA
- a CDS encoding OmpA/MotB family protein — protein sequence MGKKKQKKFPDPGGAWLVTFSDLVTLLLTFFVLLLSMASMDQSFMTRVTITPAELGFLSKRGSGKVTAKVTLVSELLERPWEVMDKQNRIKDLLFPDDVLPPDMDRSTLDENLKVLAKPEGVALVLTDKLLFPLGAYELDDNAKVLLHQFIPVLEYLGAADINISGYTDDVGGMNPSNFELSGQRAMAVLSYFVEQGISNQRLTVSGYGPTYPMFSNTTPEGRGQNRRVEILIKTTPHLGGYS from the coding sequence ATGGGTAAAAAAAAGCAGAAAAAATTTCCTGATCCGGGTGGGGCTTGGCTGGTCACCTTTTCTGATCTTGTTACGCTTCTTTTGACTTTTTTTGTGCTCTTGCTCAGTATGGCTTCCATGGATCAGAGTTTTATGACGCGAGTTACCATTACTCCTGCGGAGCTTGGTTTTCTTTCTAAAAGGGGATCGGGAAAGGTTACAGCGAAAGTCACCTTGGTCAGCGAGCTGCTTGAGCGGCCTTGGGAAGTAATGGATAAACAGAATAGGATTAAAGACCTACTCTTTCCTGATGATGTTTTGCCTCCGGATATGGATAGATCGACGCTTGATGAAAATCTGAAGGTGCTTGCAAAGCCGGAAGGTGTTGCGCTGGTACTTACGGACAAGCTTTTGTTTCCTCTTGGTGCGTATGAGCTTGATGACAATGCGAAAGTTCTGCTTCATCAGTTTATTCCTGTACTTGAGTACCTAGGTGCGGCGGATATAAATATTTCTGGTTATACTGACGATGTCGGGGGAATGAATCCTTCTAATTTCGAATTGTCCGGTCAGCGGGCTATGGCTGTGCTTTCTTACTTTGTTGAGCAGGGAATTTCGAATCAGCGGCTCACAGTGTCTGGTTACGGGCCGACTTATCCGATGTTTAGCAATACAACACCGGAAGGTAGAGGCCAGAACAGGCGTGTGGAAATTTTGATAAAGACGACACCCCATTTGGGTGGTTATTCATAG
- the fliO gene encoding flagellar biosynthetic protein FliO: MLNSTTPLAVSVPDAGVTSILKMSGALFLILAMLFLIYYLMKRLNLGHGFTGARKGELKIVDRLPLGPRQNITVIKYRGQDLVLGVTQDKITLLHAREEGHGKDEKDFAGFLKKEDAGSSDS, from the coding sequence TTGCTTAATTCCACAACGCCGCTTGCGGTTTCTGTCCCTGACGCTGGAGTTACCTCCATTTTGAAAATGTCAGGGGCTCTGTTTCTGATTTTGGCGATGCTTTTTTTGATTTATTATTTGATGAAGCGCCTTAACTTAGGGCATGGATTTACAGGTGCACGTAAAGGTGAGCTTAAAATAGTTGATCGTCTTCCGCTTGGTCCTCGTCAGAATATTACGGTGATTAAGTATCGCGGTCAGGATCTTGTGCTTGGTGTTACTCAGGATAAAATTACTCTGCTTCACGCAAGGGAAGAAGGTCATGGAAAGGATGAAAAAGATTTTGCCGGATTTCTTAAAAAAGAGGATGCCGGCTCTTCTGACTCTTAG
- a CDS encoding OmpA/MotB family protein — MVKEKKQIPPEGQPLWLITFSDLMTLMLTFFVLLVSMSVVDERRKLVVLGSIIGTFGFGNKGYDVLSTKDTRRTIAIGPLEVKDDLELIKPLLWEFAEDDLRFESNRFVQILSIGSDVLYAPDSTDLSLEGRKVLDTILPVLKRVKSPILLAGHTSILRDEFGEDYRVEDKNITPDLSWKLSLNRVLSVYTYLVRNGMNTEMLKIEAYGKFNPRYPNGTPEGRLKNRRVDIVLDSRNPLVERELRKYQPDNKDKADDKFKFNDFVFPIKDSVKPNQGKQ; from the coding sequence ATGGTTAAAGAGAAGAAACAGATCCCGCCAGAGGGACAGCCTCTCTGGCTTATTACATTCAGTGACCTTATGACACTGATGCTCACTTTCTTCGTGCTTTTGGTTAGTATGTCTGTGGTTGATGAACGCAGAAAGCTGGTTGTTCTTGGTTCGATTATTGGAACCTTCGGGTTTGGTAATAAAGGATATGATGTTCTTTCTACGAAAGATACGCGCCGTACCATTGCCATTGGTCCGCTTGAGGTTAAGGACGATCTTGAACTGATCAAGCCACTTCTTTGGGAATTTGCGGAAGATGATTTGCGGTTTGAATCGAATAGATTTGTACAGATTCTTTCTATTGGATCAGATGTGCTTTATGCTCCTGATAGTACAGATCTTTCTCTTGAAGGTAGAAAAGTTTTAGATACGATATTGCCTGTTTTGAAACGCGTGAAAAGCCCTATATTATTGGCTGGACATACTTCGATTTTACGTGATGAGTTTGGTGAAGATTACCGTGTGGAAGATAAGAATATAACTCCTGATCTTTCATGGAAATTATCACTTAATAGGGTGCTGTCGGTTTATACTTACTTAGTTAGAAACGGTATGAATACCGAGATGCTCAAGATCGAGGCTTACGGAAAGTTCAATCCTCGTTATCCGAATGGAACGCCTGAAGGGCGGTTAAAAAACCGCAGAGTTGATATTGTTTTGGATAGCAGGAACCCGCTGGTTGAGCGCGAGCTTAGGAAGTATCAGCCGGATAATAAAGATAAGGCGGATGACAAGTTTAAATTTAATGATTTTGTTTTCCCGATTAAAGATTCGGTAAAGCCTAATCAGGGTAAGCAGTAA
- the fliP gene encoding flagellar type III secretion system pore protein FliP (The bacterial flagellar biogenesis protein FliP forms a type III secretion system (T3SS)-type pore required for flagellar assembly.), whose product MKKILPDFLKKRMPALLTLSAVFLLVLPAVVFAQDQTIPTLTLNLAAGQDEPEQVSKLLEILFLLTILGMAPSILLTMTSFTRIIIVFHFLRQAMGTQQMPPNQILASLAIFMTVVIMMPTGKAVNNTALQPYLNEEIGFKEALDRAQIPVRKFLFKHTREKDLSIFYSITGEKRPETKEDVNTMLLIAAYTISELKTGFTIGFLIYVPFLILDMVIASILLAMGMMMLPPAMVSLPFKILLFIMVDGWTLLTGSIVNTFQ is encoded by the coding sequence ATGAAAAAGATTTTGCCGGATTTCTTAAAAAAGAGGATGCCGGCTCTTCTGACTCTTAGCGCTGTATTTCTACTGGTTTTACCAGCAGTTGTATTCGCTCAGGATCAGACTATTCCGACTTTGACTCTGAATCTTGCTGCTGGGCAGGATGAGCCCGAGCAGGTTTCGAAACTGCTTGAGATTCTATTTCTGTTGACTATTTTAGGTATGGCCCCTTCCATATTGCTGACGATGACTTCGTTTACACGAATCATTATCGTTTTCCATTTTCTGCGTCAGGCCATGGGTACGCAGCAGATGCCTCCTAACCAGATTCTTGCCAGTTTGGCCATATTTATGACTGTAGTCATCATGATGCCGACGGGGAAAGCTGTTAACAATACGGCATTACAGCCTTATTTGAACGAGGAAATAGGGTTTAAAGAAGCTTTGGATCGAGCCCAGATTCCTGTGCGAAAATTTCTTTTCAAGCATACCCGCGAAAAAGACCTTTCAATTTTCTATTCCATAACTGGTGAAAAAAGGCCTGAAACTAAAGAAGATGTTAACACCATGCTTCTCATTGCTGCCTATACAATCAGTGAGCTTAAGACTGGATTTACCATCGGATTTTTGATTTATGTACCGTTTTTGATTCTCGATATGGTCATCGCCAGTATTTTGCTTGCTATGGGTATGATGATGTTGCCGCCGGCGATGGTTTCATTGCCGTTTAAGATTCTTTTGTTCATTATGGTGGACGGTTGGACCTTACTGACTGGTTCTATTGTAAATACTTTTCAATGA
- a CDS encoding 3-methyl-2-oxobutanoate dehydrogenase subunit VorB produces the protein MTKTGEKLFIKGNEAISRGAIAAGLKCYFGYPITPQNDIPEYMSAALPAAGGEFVQAESEVAAANMLIGAAACGVRSMTSSSSPGISLKQEAISYLAGSELPTVIVNMNRGGPGLGDIGPSQGDYFQSVKGGGHGDYRTLVLAPGTCQEAYDLVIQAFDLAFKYRNPVMILGDAILGQMKEPVITWTPEATDESEGKGWRIVGAKDRPGRILKSLHLSEGALAKHNLMLKNKYEDMASFTQKEEYQTEDADLIIVAYGSIGRIVKSTIKKLRNEGHKVGLFRPITLYPFPSDDLKKLAEQGKKFLTIEHNLGQMVEDVRLSIRTIADSEFFGFYPGNLPTPDDFEEPILKALGGK, from the coding sequence ATGACTAAAACTGGCGAAAAGCTATTTATAAAGGGTAATGAGGCTATCTCACGCGGCGCTATCGCTGCCGGTCTCAAATGCTACTTCGGCTATCCTATCACACCGCAGAATGACATCCCTGAATATATGTCAGCAGCTCTACCCGCAGCAGGCGGAGAGTTTGTACAAGCGGAAAGTGAAGTTGCAGCAGCAAACATGCTCATCGGAGCAGCTGCATGTGGCGTTAGATCAATGACATCATCATCAAGCCCCGGAATTTCACTCAAGCAGGAAGCTATTTCTTACCTCGCAGGAAGTGAATTACCTACTGTTATAGTCAACATGAACCGCGGTGGACCGGGTCTTGGAGACATCGGCCCAAGTCAGGGTGACTACTTCCAGTCTGTAAAAGGCGGCGGTCACGGTGATTACAGAACCCTAGTTCTAGCTCCAGGCACATGTCAGGAAGCATACGACCTAGTAATTCAGGCATTTGACCTTGCGTTTAAATACCGCAACCCAGTCATGATCTTAGGTGACGCCATTCTAGGACAGATGAAAGAGCCTGTCATAACATGGACTCCTGAAGCAACAGACGAGAGCGAAGGTAAAGGCTGGCGTATAGTCGGTGCAAAAGATCGCCCGGGTCGAATTCTTAAATCTCTGCATCTCAGCGAAGGCGCACTCGCCAAGCACAACTTGATGCTCAAGAATAAGTATGAAGATATGGCTTCTTTCACACAGAAAGAAGAGTACCAGACCGAAGATGCTGATCTTATTATAGTAGCATACGGGTCCATCGGAAGAATTGTGAAAAGCACAATTAAAAAACTCAGGAATGAAGGACACAAAGTCGGCCTATTTAGACCGATCACGCTTTACCCGTTCCCATCCGATGATCTCAAGAAGCTTGCTGAGCAAGGTAAAAAGTTCCTGACAATAGAACATAACCTTGGACAGATGGTTGAAGACGTTCGTCTTTCTATCCGCACAATTGCGGATTCAGAATTCTTCGGCTTCTATCCCGGTAACCTCCCTACTCCCGACGACTTCGAGGAACCAATCCTCAAAGCTCTTGGAGGTAAATAG
- the aroE gene encoding shikimate dehydrogenase → MTISKPEKLFGIIGFPLGHTMSPVLHNWGFAEQDIKAVYMAWPTEPEKLGDFMSAFKTLPISGLSVTIPHKLSVMNHIDVLTDRAKAVGAVNTLYWDNDQLVGDNTDTAGCSEPLRPHCGKVNRALLLGAGGAARAAIVGLKSLNIKDIFISNRTKSKAESLAEEFDITCVDWDARGDEHYDLVINSTPLGMSGDKQSLNPMIMDKLDQNTIVYDLVYNPLETVLLKEAKSKGCKAISGIEMFLHQGLAQFKIWTGRDLDETKAREMLLKHL, encoded by the coding sequence ATGACCATATCTAAACCTGAGAAATTATTTGGTATTATTGGTTTTCCTCTTGGTCATACGATGAGTCCTGTTTTGCATAACTGGGGCTTTGCTGAGCAAGATATCAAGGCTGTTTATATGGCTTGGCCTACTGAACCTGAAAAGCTTGGCGATTTTATGTCAGCGTTTAAGACTTTGCCGATTTCTGGACTGAGCGTGACTATTCCTCATAAGCTTTCTGTAATGAACCACATAGATGTGCTTACGGACCGCGCTAAGGCGGTTGGGGCTGTTAATACACTCTATTGGGACAATGATCAGTTGGTGGGTGACAACACGGACACTGCTGGTTGCTCTGAGCCGCTTAGGCCTCATTGCGGTAAAGTTAATAGGGCATTACTGCTTGGTGCTGGCGGCGCTGCTCGGGCGGCTATTGTTGGACTTAAGAGTCTTAATATAAAGGATATTTTTATTAGTAATCGGACTAAATCTAAGGCTGAGAGTCTGGCAGAAGAATTTGATATTACTTGTGTAGATTGGGATGCGCGTGGCGATGAGCATTATGATCTTGTTATCAATTCTACGCCACTAGGTATGTCCGGTGACAAGCAAAGTCTTAATCCCATGATTATGGACAAACTTGATCAGAACACAATCGTCTACGACTTGGTTTATAATCCGCTTGAAACTGTGCTGCTTAAAGAAGCGAAGTCGAAAGGATGTAAAGCTATCAGTGGAATTGAAATGTTTCTACATCAAGGACTGGCTCAGTTTAAAATATGGACAGGCAGAGATTTAGATGAGACTAAGGCGCGAGAGATGTTGCTGAAACATCTCTAG
- the fliN gene encoding flagellar motor switch protein FliN, with translation MMSDDLDQDKLAQEWADALTDGDGGAEAGADPGNGNDDALADEWASALAESGDTDDAGGDDALADEWAAALGESGDATDDIGDIGGGGGGGDDALADEWASALADDTGDDLRKEKEQEFLRTQTRDADLKDFTSEAKNPRHDGSRRDLDFILDIPLDVSAELGRTKMLINELLQLGAGSVVELTKLAGEPLEIYVNGKLVARGEAVVINEKFGIRLTDIISPIERVKHLA, from the coding sequence ATGATGTCTGATGATCTTGATCAAGATAAACTCGCACAAGAGTGGGCGGATGCACTAACGGATGGCGATGGTGGTGCAGAAGCAGGTGCAGACCCCGGCAATGGCAATGACGATGCTTTGGCTGACGAATGGGCTTCTGCTCTTGCTGAATCTGGCGATACTGATGACGCTGGTGGTGATGACGCTCTTGCTGACGAATGGGCAGCAGCTCTGGGCGAATCCGGTGATGCTACGGACGATATTGGTGATATCGGCGGCGGCGGTGGTGGTGGCGATGACGCTCTTGCTGATGAGTGGGCTTCCGCTCTTGCTGATGATACCGGTGATGATCTCCGTAAAGAGAAGGAACAAGAGTTCCTCCGCACTCAGACTCGCGATGCAGATTTAAAGGATTTCACCAGCGAAGCGAAAAACCCTCGTCATGATGGTTCAAGACGCGATCTCGATTTTATTCTCGATATTCCGCTTGATGTTTCTGCTGAACTTGGGCGTACCAAAATGCTTATCAATGAGCTTTTACAGCTCGGCGCAGGGTCTGTTGTAGAACTTACCAAGCTTGCCGGTGAGCCTCTTGAAATTTATGTTAACGGAAAGCTGGTTGCTCGTGGCGAAGCTGTTGTTATTAATGAAAAATTTGGTATAAGATTGACAGATATTATCAGTCCTATTGAGCGAGTCAAACATCTTGCTTAA